Genomic DNA from Prunus persica cultivar Lovell chromosome G1, Prunus_persica_NCBIv2, whole genome shotgun sequence:
ACTTTCTTTGGAATAAAAGTAGACTACCTTGGGCGCAAAGTCCTTGTCCACCAATCTTGCTCGAACGCCCTATAGGAAGATAGAAACAAGGGCAATGTAAAAAGCAGATTAAAAGATGTTCAGtacatgaaaatttgaaaaccccATACCTCAAAGAAGTCACTAGAGACCAGTCTGGAAATTGCATTAAGGGATATACGATATTCACGAGCCAGACACTGATCAAGTGATTGAAATCGGCCCTCACGTATCTGAATGCACAAGTGAAAGTCAAGCATATAGCATAAAAGCAATACAGGTATAACTCTATAGCGTGCTATCGAGCGGTAACTCACAGATCGCAAAGAAACTATCAAACTCAAGGGGGAGGCTTCTTTTAGTTTCTTGAGGGCTGTTGTGCACCATTCATCATAAGAATCGGCAGCTTCCTTTTCCTGAGCAATAATGGCATGGTTATGTAGTCGATCAACAGATTGTGGTACGAGTTCCTTTTGGTTTAGAAGAATTTATCATGCTTACCAAAGCATCAATAATTTCCTCAATCGTGTCATGGCTGAAACATCTATCAACAACCTCAAGCCTGAGTTGACATACAAAATGGAGATAAAGCAAGTCAGACGCACAGATCAATGCCACTAGAAATAAATTCTCTGCAACTGTTCAATCTTATTGTTATTGCTGCAGTACCAAGAAATATGTGACAGAAAATTACTTAGAAAGTATACTCCTCTTGTTTAGATAAACAAGGTCACCATATTGTGCAAGAGATGTTTCTATTACAGAAGGTTCATCTGTAGCTAATTTACCAAGGCGTTCTTCAACCACAGCAAGTCTCTGGCAGGAAGAGTTTTGATGATCATCAGATGCATATTAATAATGAAATACTGAAACAAGGGCGCAGAAGAATAAAGAGCAGTGCAAACAAACTGCGTTTAGCGTATAGTGCGTAGCAAGGCGACATGCAATCATTTCTACACCATTAAGCTTGTCTCCTGTAAGAGCCAAGTATTCTCCTGCAAAAAAATGAAGCACATAAAACAAGAGGCAAATATAATCCTTTTTAGATTGTGATAAAGGCTGAACATCTCAAATCTACAAAGTATATGTTACCTAGGTAGCCAGGTAGACGAGACAGATAAAAGGAAGCCCCTGCATCAGGATGGAAACCCATCTGAGTCTCCGGATTGACAAATACCTGCAGAAATGCAGCACAGCTGAAAAGAATTGAAACAAAGTCTACACCTCATTCAAACACGTcaggtaaaaaagaaaaatgaagagttgttttctttttcagaagATAGGAAGATGCTTCGCTGAAGGTGTTAAGAAGCATAGCTAGGAGATAGCTAGGAGAGTCTTTGGCACGTAAGACTTTTCTCCAAATTCGAAAATCATTCCAGAGCAAAAAGTCATGACTTTACAAAGACAACAGTCCCTGTTATATGTAAACCAATCAACCATCTCCCTCTCCTCCATATTCATATCTTCATCAAGGTTCAATGCTttactttcaaatcaaagcttAAAACAGTAACATGATATACTCAGCATTTAAAATAGGAGTCGTCTTTCAGAATACGTAGTTCAATTTATTCGTTTTACGAAAGAAATcacttcaaaacaaaaaaacaaaaaacaaaaaacaaaaaaaatctagtGAAACTGAGTCATAAAGTAAGCAGCAGTCACATACAGTTTTATCAGTCACCACCCGGAACATTCCTGGGAGTGCAATGCCAGCCCCAGCTCCCATGGTGATACCATCCAATATCGCTACCTGCACATATATGATCAAGTGATAATCAAAAGCCACATTTAAATTTCGATAGGAACTTGAAAAAACATTCCTTCGCATAAATTgttctttatatttataacATATGTAGAACTCTGGGTGTGCTACAAGCCTTCAACTCAGATTATGTATTAAAAGTAGTGATATTGGAATAAAAATCTATCATACAATTATACTAGTACTGCTAATTTAGTATAAAGCGCACTGGTAAAAAAGGTAAATACTCACATGTGGCTTCAGGTAGGTTCCTTGGATATATACAAACTTATACAATGTCTCGAAAAAGTTTTTACATTCCTCAACATTCCCTGCACAGTATCAAagcatttgaaaaaaaagcaaacaatGCCATGTAAATATTTAACATTTAAGACCAGAGAAAGGAAAATGCTCTGCAAACAGGCCTGCATGGCATAAAACTgtcaccccaaaaaaaatgacTGAGTTACCTTCATTCACTAGTTGATAAAGGCTAACAGCATCTGCACCAGAGCAGAAGGCCCTCCCACTACCCTTTAAAACGCAAAAAATCAAGTAGCACCTCAGAGCaagtctttctcaaagagataATAAATTAGATATTTCTGATGCAATCATCataatatttcattttattcaaaattaGAGGTAACTACATGTTCTCAAAACTTAAATATAGGGCTAATAGTTTTAGTCAACAAATTGGAATTCATTTATCAACGAATTTTTTCTACTGTTTGAATTCGTTTCGATAATTCTTTTAGCCGCTTTGATAGGTGCAATTGCCGTGGCGCGACAGTAATAAATCTATAGTGAGTTGAGTTCAAGGACCCTCCTGCCCCATGATTCTACAGTGTGTGTTTTTTAGTGATTCTCAGCACATTGCAAGAAGTTAAATAATCTgataaaaggaagaaaaaaaaaaaaaaaaaaacatgatgcCCTTAAACCCAAAAACTGTTTTCGCACGGAACAACATCATACCTTCATCAAAACAAATCCAATATCTGGGTTGTCCTCCCATGATTCATAGAGTCTCTTCAGGCGAGCTGCCTATaaaaagcaagaaagaaaatctcaaaatcaaactccagaaaagagaaagcaacaaaattgaagaaacatCAAGGGCACAAACCATAGCGTTATTGAGAGCATTCAGTGCAGATGGTCTATTGAGAATGGCTGCTCTTGATTTAGCTCTTCCCTCAACCGTAACCTGAATTTACATTCATAGACAAATGAAAGACTGCATTGGAACCAAACCCAAGTAGAATatattaaggaaaaaaaaaagatgggtGCTTGTCCGGAAATGAAATCattacagagagagagagagagagagagagagagagagagagagagagagagagaccaggTCTTCGACATCATCATATTGGGCATAGTTTGGTTGAGCAGAAAAGGCTCTGTGATGGGAAAGAGAGCTTCCTCTCTGGCTCACACACCTCCTCAAAGTTTCAAAAGCTTTTGCTTTCTGcatctctctctgtctgtgCTATTTTTCAGCGCTCTCGCAATCACTCTCTGGGTTTTCAGCCTCAGCTCGCTAAGCTAAAACCCTGATACTATGCGCGCCGTTTGTAGTGTCGCTGCACCAATGAGACAATCTCTCAACCGTTCGATTGTCTGACTGCAGATAAAAGTCTGATCGTCTTATTTCTCGGGCTAAAATGTGGGTCGGGGCCTTGGATTGGGTCACAATTTGGATTTGGGTCCCTCTCTAGCTTAGATATGGGTGAAACGGGCAGCGTCACAAAGGGCCCAGATAAAACTTGGCCCCACACGGCCATGCGTAAAGGTCCACGAGCCCATCCTTagtccttttattttttttatttttcaaatatatattttttagactttaaaaaaaaaatctttggaGGCATGCCTGAAATTTTTTAAGgtttgaatatatttaaaaaaaaaaacataaagtaAAGGGTGAAAATTGCTATTCTAAAATTTATGGTTATGATGAACAATAGCTTGGATACCCATAAATTTttcctggaaaaaataaaatttcagtttaCTCAATTAGCATGAGATAGAGCAATTGTTTGAGATAAATGGAAATCCATTTCACAGTTAAAAGTTCAGGTGGACATAATCTTACCTTCTCCAACAAAACGAAAGCTCTACATACATGTCAGGTTCAGATACCAATGAGAGAGATTTtagatagagaaaaaaataactcTTTATTCAGGTTAAATTTTCCAATTGTATGTTATCCTAATTCCAGAGCAACATACGTCCAGCACTTTCATTTACATTCTATATTCAGGGCATTGTCCATTGATTTGCAACTCTCCAAGCACAAGAAATTCAAGCAAGTGCTCATCAGCTTGAACAAGCACTACCACCTTCCCCCAACTCTTCAACTGGCACAGCATATGGAGAATCCCAGTCAGCATCAAAGACTTCTTGAAGTTGAGAAACAATGGCAGGCTTGTATGTTCCAAAGCTGACACCCGCCGTTGTATAAAAGTAATCCCAAATAAGATTGCTTGTCCCTACGTGAGCTCGAACATCGCTTACTGCATACTTTCCATGATTGACCCTGGTATAACCGGGGTATATATTTCCAGTATCTGTACCATTGGCAGTGGCAGCAGGTCCTGTCAAGTTGAAACCTGGGACTATATAGTACTTGATCTCAACTTTCCCAGCACAATGGTTATACTTGGATGAAGAGCAGAGAACATTAGAGTAGAGGAGAGATTTCAGGTACGGATCTGTGCTGTTGATAAAATGTGCCCAGTATGCTACCAATATCTTCACTGTTGCCTTCTTCGAGAAGACAACCTGCCAATTATATAATTCATATGTCTTGTGAGCTTTTAATTAGTGGGAGAAGCATGAATAAAATAAACGAGAAGCAGTCAGAGTGGAAGAGTTTACCTCTGATATTGCAGAGGAGAGGGATGCCCAATAAACTGTTTGCTTTAAATATTGGGACTGACCAAGCCAGTCCATGGTACTAATCCTAACAGTGCCTCCAATTCCTACAGATTTAATAGTCTCTACCCATGCCTGTTCATCAGCCTGATACCTACCAAATGATAGCTGCAGCCCAAATGCCGTCAAAATGGATAAAGAAGAGAGGTTGGGACGCAAGtcaaatacacacaaaatgaAGAACGTGTACCTCAACACTACTGATAgactatataaaaaaaacatatgacCAAATGACTTTTCCATTTACAATTATACAAAGAGAACCAAAACTTAcatttaagaaaagaaaaagttatatATTGCCAAGTTACCTCTGGAGGAGCAAAAGAGAGATAGCTGGATTTGGGTTGCAAATTTGAATCATTATATCCAGGAGTCTGGAGTGGCAATTTGAACATATATGGATCTGACAGTATAGGATATCCTGCTACATGGCGAGTCTCCACAGATCCAGGAAAAGGTGAACTGCAGTGAGAGTGACATAACTATACAAGTCATCATACTTGAATTGCAAACACAGACAATACCTAAAGTATCTAGACACTTAATACAAATATCTTTATATGAATATCCAGCATTGTAAACTAGAATTGAACCAGTTTCCAACTACCAGCCTCAAAACATACCTACACCTCGCTTTATACTCCACAAAATGTGACCAGCAAGGAACTTGCCTATCGATCTGCCACTGTTGATCTGATACAGTTGTTGTGTGAGCTGTAGAATTAAGAGACGCAAGCTTCCATAGGTTGTCAAAGTAGGTCTCAACCTTTCTGGCTATTTTTGGACAATCAACCAAGTAAATTCCAAGTTCTTTCACCTGCAACCATTTAATAAAAGTACATCGTAAGTGGAAAAGTAAACTATACAAAGCAACATGATAAATTTGCAAAAGTAGCAAAGTTTCACAAAATACTTGTGTGAGAGATTTCCAGTCATTGTTTGCTGATCCAATATAGACATCTCGTCGATCCGATATCCAGACTTTGGTATGGACTATGCCTGATCCCCACCAATCACTAAGCAGTAAAGTCACATTCTTTACATTAGGC
This window encodes:
- the LOC18791833 gene encoding 3-hydroxyisobutyryl-CoA hydrolase-like protein 2, mitochondrial: MQKAKAFETLRRCVSQRGSSLSHHRAFSAQPNYAQYDDVEDLVTVEGRAKSRAAILNRPSALNALNNAMAARLKRLYESWEDNPDIGFVLMKGSGRAFCSGADAVSLYQLVNEGNVEECKNFFETLYKFVYIQGTYLKPHVAILDGITMGAGAGIALPGMFRVVTDKTVFVNPETQMGFHPDAGASFYLSRLPGYLGEYLALTGDKLNGVEMIACRLATHYTLNARLAVVEERLGKLATDEPSVIETSLAQYGDLVYLNKRSILSKLEVVDRCFSHDTIEEIIDALEKEAADSYDEWCTTALKKLKEASPLSLIVSLRSIREGRFQSLDQCLAREYRISLNAISRLVSSDFFEGVRARLVDKDFAPKWDPPSFKEVSKDMVDCYFSPLSEFEPELELPTASREPFMQ
- the LOC18789237 gene encoding phospholipase D Z yields the protein MKVTGSHRSTIFIAIALSLIVNLLLLPVTESAQCKAWLVQSIPTDMPSLPRVPGVLSTGDVLKWLASNSTERLDVIAQYWQLIAHPEDPRSGDFGYSKEDLQRFGAQEGASVYSALENAADRNVTIRLLSHSGVYPDYTTEPTNLASGRPNVKNVTLLLSDWWGSGIVHTKVWISDRRDVYIGSANNDWKSLTQVKELGIYLVDCPKIARKVETYFDNLWKLASLNSTAHTTTVSDQQWQIDRQVPCWSHFVEYKARCSSPFPGSVETRHVAGYPILSDPYMFKLPLQTPGYNDSNLQPKSSYLSFAPPELSFGRYQADEQAWVETIKSVGIGGTVRISTMDWLGQSQYLKQTVYWASLSSAISEVVFSKKATVKILVAYWAHFINSTDPYLKSLLYSNVLCSSSKYNHCAGKVEIKYYIVPGFNLTGPAATANGTDTGNIYPGYTRVNHGKYAVSDVRAHVGTSNLIWDYFYTTAGVSFGTYKPAIVSQLQEVFDADWDSPYAVPVEELGEGGSACSS